TCTGCAAAGGAgagtagaaataaataataattatgttTTAATAAGTTCTTCAGCCTAGCTATCATGCCATAGCCATTTCAACATGAAAACAGGGAATGTTCTCTTCCAATAGAATAGACGGTCTTTCTTTACAAGGATAATTTTCCCAGTCAGTTTATCTATTGGTTCCAGAATAAACCTTAAACCCACAGATGTCCATTGGCATCGGCCTCCACAGTCATTGTTGCATCGTTGTTAGCAATGGTGAAGAAATAGTCCACTACTGGCAAAACAGATACTGTGCGGATGCCTAGTGCATGGTCTCGTGTCTGCTTTGCTTCTGATATTGTACAGGTATGTCAGAAGTTTTGATTGGTGGCAGTCTGGGTGCGAGCCCTTCCAAAACAAAGGACGTATGTGCTTTAGGCTAGGCCTACGCGGTGACTTTGGCCATGACCAAGGTTTGCCCAGTCCGCTGCTACATCGCAGCACAATAGAAGTGCATGGGGTCCCAGGGTTACTGCAACAAGCAAATCGCAGGAAGTCCAACCTTGTCTGATTTCCAGTGACTTGCTTCTAGTTGCAGTCACAATGCCCTCAAGGTCGCAAAGCTAACTCATTCACTTGTATTGTACTGCGATGTAACAACAGCACCAAGCTGACCTTGGTTGTGAGACTAGTGTCGCCATGTAGACCTGTCATTATTGGTATTTTTCTTGATAACAATTGGTCTACGTGGGTACAAAATATGAGCATAACCTCTTTTTTGCAAAACAATGTAGGTAATCATCAATTTATCATTTCTGTTTTAGGCGAACACTTGCTGACATAATCATGGAAAAAATCACAGAGAAGCAAACAGAAGTAGAGTCGGCGATGTCGGAGGTTTCTGGAAGACCAATGGCACAACTTGACCCCAGAGTGTTAGAAGTCTACAAAGGCGTTAAAGAAGTATGGTGTACAGTTACATCCCGGCCGCTGTTTTGTGCCTCTTGTCAGTGCTGGCCACTTAATAACTATGAAGTAGTCTACAAATTTCATTAAATACTCCAGTGCTGCTTATCATTTACTACTGCTTCTGATCCCTGTTCTGCAAATCTATAGGCTGGCTTATTGCTAATACCTGCAACTAGCAAAtgctgtaatgtttgtttttttaagagaGTGCATGTTTTGTATATATAGGAATATATCCTAAAGAACATTTCCCCCCTTCCCCCCTTAAGGTGTTATCCACATACCGTAGTGGTAAGCTACCCAAAGCCTTCAAGATTGTGCCAGCTTTGGCAAACTGGGAGCAGATCCTGTACATTACTGAACCTGAATCCTGGACTGCTGCAGCCATGTACCAGGCTACGCGGTATGTAGCTGCGTTCTGTTAGGATTACATACGCCTTCTCTTTCCTAATAGTGCGTAGGTCTAAGCCTTCTGGTTTATTTTCTTCCCACCAGAATCTTTTCGTCTAACCTGACTGAGCGTATGGCGCAGCGTTTTTACAACTTGGTTCTGCTTCCGCGGGTGCGAGATGACATTGCGGAATACAAGCGTCTTAACTTCCATCTTTATATGGCTCTTAAAAAGGCACTTTTCAAGCCAGGTGCTTGGTTCAAAGGTAAATTTACTGTGCATTAAGAATGTTGTAAAATAGAGGCCCTCTtattcttagggtatgttcacacgttcaggatttccatcctttttttttcaggacagttttttttaaaaactgcagctcttggcagaaaacgcaggtcctttttttgtccttttttgatgcgttttttgatgcgtttttttgatgcgtttttttatcctttttttatgcagttttctatgcagagactgtgtgtttcctaggaagctttttagggctaaaatggctgaaaataccctacccctaaccctaaccctaaccctacccctaaccctacccctaaccctacccctaaccctacccctaaccctaaccctacccctaaccctacccctacccctattctaaccttagtgaaaaaaaaaaaaaaaacattcttaatttttttattgtccctaccaatgggggtgacaaagtggggggggtgtcatttactatttttttattttgatcactgagataggttatatctcagtgatcaaaatgcactttggagcgaatctgccggccggcagattcggcgggcgcactgcgcatgcgcccaccattttgcaagatggcggcgcccagggagaagacggccggacggacaccgggacgccgggtaagtataagggggggagattagggcacagggggggcatcggagcactgggggggggcatcggagcacggggggggggcatcggagcacgggggggcgggatcggagcacgggggggcagccacactccgcccacgcacttccgcccgctcccccgcacttcctgctgcagcggttctgcacatcaaatcgcagtaaaacccgcagatatatttttgatctgcgggttttactgcgattttgacctcacaatggaggtctatgggtgcagaaccgctgtggttcaggaaaaagaagtgacatgctccttcttttttgccgcagctattctgcgcggctttttaaacgaaattacggatcatgtgcacagcagtgactgttttccatagggttacattgttatgtaccctgcatggaaaacagctgcggaaccgcagcggcaaaaccgctgcggttccgcagtaaaaaacgcactgtgtgaacatggccttagagatttTAGCTTTTTTCTGGGGGGGGGGTTTGTGGTAATgaagccatttttatttttttcatttctgaATTGGCTTGTCAAAATACAGTGACCTTATTTATAAAGTGAAAGTTTTACCTTTCTTTTCTGATGGTAAACCGCACTTAATGCGACAGATGAAAGAAAATGATGTGCCCTGATCGATGTATACTGGATCTCCCAGTGCCCATAGGCTGCCATGGTCCTCTGCCGCACAAGTTGTGTTTAGACAGAACGATGAGGCACCAAGAACGTTGATCTTTTGTTCTGATATATGATGGCAGGCTGTTTACACATCATGATGATTGTGAAACAAGCGGTTGTAACCCCTTTACCCctccgagcctgttttcaccttcctgaccaggccaatttttacaattctgaccactttccctttatgaggttataactctggaacgcttcaacggatcccactgattctgagattgttttttcatgacatattgtacttcatgatagtggtaaattttctttgatatgacttgtgataATTTGTGAAAACaaatcagaaatttggtgaaaatgtggaaaatttagcaattttcaaacttttactttttatgcccttaaatcatagtcatatcacacaaaatagccaataaataacatttcccacatgtctaccttacatcagcacaatttttgacttTAGTTGCGGGGGGAATCGAAACTCCACTTGATGACGAACCCCGGTGCCCTGCTGTTCAAAACAGCGATCACCGCGACTGCAGTCGTGGTGCCACATTTTGGTCATGACTTAACCATACGTCCAGGGTTATTAAGTACTTACCAACCATGATGTACTGGGTACGTCCATGGTTGGGATGGGGTTAACAATGCTCCTTTActattatcttgcagtgtaaatgtccCTTTACAATGATGATAGTCTTGACCTTAGACCACAGCTAATAATCACGTTCTTCTGGAAAAATGACATGCACAACTGAAAGAGAATCTTACAGTTGTATTAGTTTGGAGACGCTGCAATGTTTTCTATTACAGTTTATGCAATGGCTACATTGGTGTTTACATTCAGTTCATGGTCAAACTTTGCCACATACCAACTTTTTATGGCATATTGGCAGGCTGGAAAAAGATGTATGATTGTATATATCACTGGTCACATTACAGCCACTGATTATCTGCTCCTCTTGGTCTAGGAATCCTCATACCTCTTTGTGAATCTGGAACTTGTACCCTGAGAGAAGCTGTGATTATTGGAAGTATCCTGACTAAATGCTCTATTCCTGTTCTTCACTCAAGGTACAGTCTTTTTCTCCCCAGTGCACGTTTCTGGTTAATGGTTTTATTTTACTTCTTTGATAGCTATCTAACAACGTGTCTTCATtatccttaaagggaacatgttaCCAGTTTTTCCCAACATAAACTATTGTCTATTTTCCTGCATTTTAGTAAGATATAGAGGTTTCCAATCCCCTCTGCACTGTGCAAAACATCTTTTATCTCCTCAAATGGTGCGGTCCGGCTGGCGACGCTGGTCTTGCTCAGcgcctcctcttcccacaatcgccgtCCCCCTGGCCTTCATGTGTATGATGCCTCCTATGTCATCTACAGTGTCCTCCAATCATGCTCTTGCGCAGGCGCACTTGGCTCTACAATGGTGAGCCAGAGCAGAGTACTGTCATGGGCATTCAGCGGGAAGGGCCGAAGAGCGCTGATTAGCCAGAAATAAAGCCGGCACTTGCGtgttacagtactttgctctgctgccATAGATATCTGGTAgatcctatattttttttttagtttaatactTCTTGAACTTGCTGCAGATTGATGTGGGTTCGGGTCCCAAAACACAATTGTGAGGTCAAAAGCCTGCTCAACTAACAATTGGGGGTTCTCACTACTCCGGtcaggctgcagcagtcatgtggttgttttttgtttttctttttgtattCAACATTTTTATGCAAACTATAAATTGACTCAATTagcaatgggggaaaaaaaaaataatacaatgatAGTATAACTACAGTGTTTGTGACTGCTGTCAACAGTCACTGGACTCTGCCAATTAAGGCAGAATGAGCCACTGAATCCAGTGAGTGACTGCAGCGGTCTCATGTTCTATAGTCGTGATATCACTGCTTCAGCTTGTCAAAGTGGAGAGGCCGTGCTGGATCTGGGGAGGTAAGTATTAATAACTGCAACCCTATATTAAGAAATAAAATATTCCCTTATGACCCCTTTTTAAGAGGATTTGACACCTGATTTATTAAAAGAAATTAATCACAGAACTGttcaaatccgttttttttcttctgtttttctaACTTGTTTTGCTCCATATTTTGTGTTCCAGTGCTGCTATGCTGAAGATTGCAGAACTGACATATAATGGAGCAAACAGTATCTTCCTTCGGCTTCTGATAGATAAGAAGTATGCTCTTCCTTTCCGGGTTTTGGACGCTCTTGTCTTCCACTTCTTGGCGTTTCGCTCGGATCGTAGAGAACTCCCAGTACTTTGGCATCAAAGTTTTCTTGTGCTCTGCCAGCGATACAAGGAAGATATGTCCTCGGAGCAGAAAGAGGCCTTACTGGAACTACTGCGTATTCACAGCCACCCACAGATCTCCAATGAAATCCGCAGAGAGTTGGTCAATTCTAAGTCTAGAGATGTGGAGAGTGCCACACCTGTGGGCATGGACTGATTGCAGAGGATGGAGATCAATTAACTGTGGTCCTGAAGAATAAGAGAGAGAACCGCTACATATATACATTTCTGAAAAAACTACAGCGCTTGAATGGAAATCTGTGTAACAAACTGGCATTGGGAAACCAGACGTTGCTTGAAGTATTTATTGTTTTGATTTTATAAAGCCACATTTACCAAAA
The Ranitomeya imitator isolate aRanImi1 chromosome 3, aRanImi1.pri, whole genome shotgun sequence genome window above contains:
- the BYSL gene encoding bystin, yielding MPKQRSSRGAGPRHAALADQILQEGSVRPPTRVKRRGQGAEKAQDDDYVDEKLSRKILEQARIQQEELEAEHGAGTLPPRERMTVLEYKSKGNDSDSEDEEWPSLEKAARVEKGGYSEDVEVNPEDEAAIEMFMNKNPPLRRTLADIIMEKITEKQTEVESAMSEVSGRPMAQLDPRVLEVYKGVKEVLSTYRSGKLPKAFKIVPALANWEQILYITEPESWTAAAMYQATRIFSSNLTERMAQRFYNLVLLPRVRDDIAEYKRLNFHLYMALKKALFKPGAWFKGILIPLCESGTCTLREAVIIGSILTKCSIPVLHSSAAMLKIAELTYNGANSIFLRLLIDKKYALPFRVLDALVFHFLAFRSDRRELPVLWHQSFLVLCQRYKEDMSSEQKEALLELLRIHSHPQISNEIRRELVNSKSRDVESATPVGMD